One Ricinus communis isolate WT05 ecotype wild-type chromosome 7, ASM1957865v1, whole genome shotgun sequence genomic region harbors:
- the LOC8259111 gene encoding ATP synthase subunit epsilon, mitochondrial — translation MASNAAVPFWRAAGMTYITYSNICANLVRNCLKEPHKTEALTREKVHFSVSKWVDGKPQKPTMRSDTPEA, via the exons ATGGCGTCAAACGCAGCGGTACCGTTTTGGAGAGCAGCAGGGATGACATACATAACCTATTCAAACATCTGTGCAAATCTTGTTAGGAATTGCCTCAAGGAGCCTCACAAGACCGAAGCACTAACTCGCGAGAAGGTCCATTTCTCTGTCTCCAAATGGGTCGATGGCAAGCCCCAAAAACCCA CAATGCGGTCGGATACACCTGAAGCTTGA